In Mytilus galloprovincialis chromosome 1, xbMytGall1.hap1.1, whole genome shotgun sequence, the following are encoded in one genomic region:
- the LOC143049817 gene encoding C-type lectin 16-like, protein MGWLKSLFLKEFGRKRKKASFMPETTTTSKITTASVDLITETITTLKSTTTSVDLIPEATTTSEITTSSVDLIPETTTTSKITTASLEFLSSSETTIPTSQSTSRQVSCDPDWILVGASCYRITPPDTTTKQEWKNASEICKGNGGYLATLETAEENQLVKDYVGTLGKTDYFIGGSDLQTEGTFLWEHSGVLVNLHGSGLFYDWMSTNQPDNGNGNQHCMVLAGRYGHMWSDMQCTVARAFICEKDAA, encoded by the exons ATGGGATGGTTgaaatcattgtttttaaaagaatttggccGAAAACGTAAGAAAGCAA GTTTTATGCCTGAAACGACAACGACTTCAAAAATAACAACAGCCTCTGTGGATTTAATAACTGAAACGATAACTACTTTAAAGTCAACAACGACTTCTGTAGATTTAATACCTGAAGCGACAACGACCTCAGAGATAACAACATCTTCTGTGGATCTTATACCTGAAACGACAACAACTTCAAAAATAACAACAGCTTCTCTAGAATTCCTATCATCATCCGAAACAACGATTCCGACGTCCCAGTCAACAAGTAGACAAGTTTCATGTGACCCAGACTGGATATTGGTTGGTGCCAGCTGTTATCGAATTACTCCTCCAGATACCACTACTAAGCAGGAATGGAAAAATGCGTCG GAAATTTGTAAAGGTAATGGTGGTTATTTAGCAACCTTAGAAACAGCGGAAGAAAATCAGCTTGTAAAAGATTATGTAGGGACTTTag gcAAAACAGATTATTTTATCGGAGGATCTGATCTACAAACTGAGGGCACGTTTCTGTGGGAACACAGCGGTGTACTTGTAAATTTACACGGCAGTGGATTGTTTTATGACTGGATGTCAACAAATCAGCCTGATAATGGCAATGGTAACCAGCATTGTATGGTACTTGCTGGACGATACGGTCATATGTGGAGTGACATGCAATGTACCGTTGCAAGAGCTTTCATTTGTGAGAAAGATGCAGCATAA
- the LOC143049804 gene encoding zinc finger protein 862-like, with translation MFTDSKIALKFACSRTKTTQIIKKSLAPTLHQEVVRDLQTKPFSMAIDESNDRNCDKSLAILVRYFTDQATTKFLAMPICNIGKASNIFDHLQEVFVDNNIPWENLVSFVSDNCSVMTGRHNSVVTRIKEKCPAVFDFGCVCHLANLCTVAGVKALALPVEDLLVEVYFHFFHSSNRKEKYKEFLEFTDTEPSKIIKHSSTRWLSLEKCVGRLLHHWAALTSYFNSHDEVEKPGRIKRCANYLSDHEMHLYYHFLSFILEPLNHFNTMFQADESRIGFLSQEMTVLLRTFLGKFVKARVIQSHQDLTTVPYSDTDNQLQDNILAVGLYTRTYMADHTDDISPSVLAKFFKSVRSFYNVVVAKMLAKFTFKDPVVCGLAFLNPSTRGDLPSSSVTVVARRFPSVVPEHLLQQLEEEFTTYQVTPSSELPTYTPDSTRVDQYWGQVSQMTNRITGTPRFPLLSKIVSAVCTIPNSNADCERTFSMLKKIHTDTRSSLDNSTLCALLTVKLNTNSKCYSFQPTKEQLKTAKQACSSYNKDCA, from the exons AGCAACGACCGTAACTGTGACAAGTCTCTTGCCATTCTAGTCCGCTACTTCACTGACCAAGCAACAACCAAGTTCCTTGCCATGCCAATATGTAACATAGGAAAAGCATCTAACATCTTTGACCATCTTCAGGAAGTATTTGt TGACAACAATATACCCTGGGAGAACTTGGTTTCATTTGTGTCTGACAACTGTAGTGTCATGACTGGTAGACACAACTCAGTAGTAACCCGCATCAAAGAAAAGTGTCCAGCTGTGTTTGACTTTGGATGTGTGTGTCATCTTGCCAACCTTTGTACTGTTGCTGGTGTGAAGGCCCTTGCTCTGCCAGTAGAAGACCTCCTAGTGGAAGTTTACTTCCACTTCTTTCACAG TTCCAACAGAAAAGAAAAGTATAAAGAGTTTCTGGAATTCACAGACACAGAACCTAGCAAGATCATCAAGCACAGCAGCACCAGATGGCTTAGTTTAGAAAAGTGTGTTGGGCGTCTTCTACACCACTGGGCAGCCCTCACTTCCTACTTTAACTCACATGACGAGGTGGAGAAGCCAGGCCGTATAAAGCGTTGTGCCAACTATCTCAGTGACCATGAGATGCACCTGTACTACCACTTCCTAAGCTTCATACTGGAACCACTGAACCACTTTAACACCATGTTTCAA GCTGATGAGTCACGTATTGGTTTCTTGAGCCAGGAGATGACAGTCCTCCTACGTACTTTCCTTGGCAAGTTTGTTAAAGCCAGAGTCATCCAGTCACACCAAGACTTGACAACAGTACCCTATAGTGACACAGACAACCAACTTCAAGACAACATCCTAGCAGTTGGCCTCTATACCCGTACCTACATGGCAGACCACACAGATGACATTAGCCCATCAGTCCTTGCCAAATTCTTCAA gtctGTCAGAAGCTTCTACAATGTAGTTGTGGCCAAGATGTTGGCAAAGTTCACTTTCAAGGACCCAGTTGTTTGTGGCTTAGCCTTTCTAAACCCATCAACCAGAGGTGACCTCCCTTCATCATCTGTAACAGTTGTGGCTAGAAGGTTCCCATCAGTTGTTCCAGAGCACCTACTTCAACAACTAGAAGAAGAGTTTACAACCTACCAGGTCACACCATCATCAGAACTGCCAACCTATACACCAGATTCAACCAGAGTAGACCAGTACTGGGGACAGGTGTCACAGATGACCAACAGAATAACTGGAACACCAAGGTTTCCTCTCCTATCTAAGATTGTATCAGCAGTGTGCACAATTCCAAATTCAAATGCTGACTGTGAACGTACATTTTCTATGCTTAAGAAGATTCACACTGATACAAGATCATCATTGGACAATTCCACATTATGTGCCCTTCTGACAGTAAAGCTGAACACCAACAGTAAATGCTATTCATTCCAGCCAACAAAGGAACAGCTCAAGACAGCTAAGCAGGCCTGCTCCTCTTACAACAAAGATTGTGCTTAA